Within the Sulfurospirillum barnesii SES-3 genome, the region ATAAGATCAAATCGGAGTGAAATATGAACGAAGAGACACACGTGCTGCAACCAAAAAAAATAGGTGGCAGAATAAAAAAATATTTAAAAGAACAAAAGCCTTATTTTGTGATACTGCTATTTATCATAGCATCTCTTTTCGTTTTTTATTTTGAGATGATGTTCATTTCTATAAAACCAGGTGAACAAGGTGTTTTGTGGCGACGATTTGGTGGTGGTACCGTAGTAGAAAAAACCTACGATGAAGGACTACACATCATCTGGCCTTTTGATAAAATGTATATTTATAGCATTAGAAAGCAAAAGATTAGCGATACCATTCGCGTACTGACCGTCAATGGTCTTACGATAGAAATTGAATATGCTGTTATCTATTTTCCTAATTATTCGCTGCTTCCTATGTTGCACCAAAGAGTGGGACCAGATTACCCCTCAACCATTATTTTTCCTGAGGTACGTTCTGTCATTAGAACAGTTATTGGACAAAATCGACCAGAAGATATTTATACGGCGCAAAAACTGATTCAGGCAAGGATTTCAGCCCTTTCCAAAACAAGGCTCGAATCTCGTTTTATTGATCTAGATTATGTTCCAATAGAACGAATAAGTCTTCCCGTAAAAATATCAGATGCTATTGAATCCAAATTAGCACAACAACAACTCTCTGAGGAGTATGAATTTAGGCTTGATGTGGCTGGAAAAGAGGCAGAACGTAAAAAAGTAGAGGCTGTGGGAATCTCTAGTTACAATACCATTATTGAAAAAAGTATAGACCAAAAAATTCTTGACTGGCAGGGGATTGTTGCAACAAGGGAGCTTGCTACGTCCAATAATGCTAAGGTTGTTGTTATTGGGGCTGGTGAAAAAGGGCTCCCTCTTATTTTGGGTCAATAGGTTTCATATGATGAAATTTTTTCTCAGTGTGATTACCGTGTTCGGTGTTGTGATATACCTTAGTATTCCCAAAACCT harbors:
- a CDS encoding prohibitin family protein translates to MNEETHVLQPKKIGGRIKKYLKEQKPYFVILLFIIASLFVFYFEMMFISIKPGEQGVLWRRFGGGTVVEKTYDEGLHIIWPFDKMYIYSIRKQKISDTIRVLTVNGLTIEIEYAVIYFPNYSLLPMLHQRVGPDYPSTIIFPEVRSVIRTVIGQNRPEDIYTAQKLIQARISALSKTRLESRFIDLDYVPIERISLPVKISDAIESKLAQQQLSEEYEFRLDVAGKEAERKKVEAVGISSYNTIIEKSIDQKILDWQGIVATRELATSNNAKVVVIGAGEKGLPLILGQ